A region from the Musa acuminata AAA Group cultivar baxijiao chromosome BXJ1-10, Cavendish_Baxijiao_AAA, whole genome shotgun sequence genome encodes:
- the LOC135595756 gene encoding zinc finger transcription factor YY1-like isoform X1, whose protein sequence is MEFPMDHYPAAEKRPAARDRRTTAVRWFKEWVPQDVVATGGKCFLLKWVTEDKLKALKEKSKETESEDQKPEPATEVLFLCSYEGCGKTFIDAGALKKHAHIHGEKQHVCQYEGCGKKFLDSSKLKRHYLIHTGERDFICPYEGCGKAFSLDFNLRAHMKTHSQDNYHVCPYPECGKRYINESKLRTHVKTHHEKSTMVDMVKHATPVEKPHTSKATAAAYGSASAERPYACPYEGCEKAYIHEYKLNLHLRKEHPGHNSEENGKPAPVVGHGLEEASDQEVYITKGGIGKNSKRSKPNVAPQMPRAKITNRKGNLVPTNMPAVKKQWASKEMYEEDSEETEEEDRDNAEEDGWRYQANGDDEETEEEE, encoded by the exons ATGGAGTTCCCGATGGATCACTACCCCGCGGCGGAGAAGCGGCCCGCTGCGAGGGATCGCCGGACCACTGCCGTCCGATGGTTCAAGGAATG GGTTCCGCAGGACGTGGTTGCGACGGGAGGGAAGTGCTTCCTTCTGAAGTGGGTTACTG AGGACAAGTTAAAAGCCCTGAAAGAGAAGTCTAAGGAAACAGAATCAGAAGATCAGAAACCTGAACCAGCTACAGAAGTTCTTTTTCTCTGCAGCTACGAGGGTTGTGGAAAAACTTTCATCGATGCAGGGGCTTTGAAGAAACATGCTCACATCCATGGAGAGAAGCAACATGTTTGTCAATATGAAGGATGTGGCAAG AAATTTTTAGACAGTTCAAAGTTGAAGAGGCATTATCTTATTCATACAGGTGAAAGAGATTTCATATGTCCTTATGAAGGCTGTGGTAAG GCCTTCTCATTGGATTTTAACTTAAGGGCACATATGAAAACACATTCGCAGGATAATTATCATGTTTGTCCTTACCCAGAATGCGGGAAGAGATATATAAATGAGAGCAAGCTAAGAACCCATGTAAAGACACATCATGAAAAG AGTACAATGGTTGATATGGTGAAGCATGCTACGCCGGTAGAGAAGCCACATACTTCCAAGGCAACCGCAGCTGCTTATGGTTCTGCTTCTGCTGAGCGCCCATATGCCTGTCCATATGAAGGTTGTGAGAAAGCTTACATTCATGAGTACAAATTGAACCTCCATCTGAGAAAGGAACATCCTGGCCATAATTCCGAAGAAAATGGTAAACCTGCTCCAGTTGTTGGCCATGGTTTGGAGGAAGCCAGTGATCAGGAAGTGTACATCACAAAAGGTGGCATCGGCAAGAACTCAAAACGAAGCAAGCCCAATGTGGCACCGCAGATGCCACGTGCTAAAATCACAAACCGGAAAGGAAATCTGGTTCCTACAAATATGCCTGCTGTCAAGAAGCAATGGGCGAGCAAAGAGATGTACGAGGAAGATAGTGaggaaacagaagaagaagatcggGACAATGCCGAAGAGGATGGGTGGAGGTATCAGGCAAATGGGGATGATGAGGAGACAGAGGAGGAAGAATGA
- the LOC135595756 gene encoding zinc finger transcription factor YY1-like isoform X2 — MEFPMDHYPAAEKRPAARDRRTTAVRWFKEWVPQDVVATGGKCFLLKWVTEDKLKALKEKSKETESEDQKPEPATEVLFLCSYEGCGKTFIDAGALKKHAHIHGEKQHVCQYEGCGKKFLDSSKLKRHYLIHTGERDFICPYEGCGKDNYHVCPYPECGKRYINESKLRTHVKTHHEKSTMVDMVKHATPVEKPHTSKATAAAYGSASAERPYACPYEGCEKAYIHEYKLNLHLRKEHPGHNSEENGKPAPVVGHGLEEASDQEVYITKGGIGKNSKRSKPNVAPQMPRAKITNRKGNLVPTNMPAVKKQWASKEMYEEDSEETEEEDRDNAEEDGWRYQANGDDEETEEEE; from the exons ATGGAGTTCCCGATGGATCACTACCCCGCGGCGGAGAAGCGGCCCGCTGCGAGGGATCGCCGGACCACTGCCGTCCGATGGTTCAAGGAATG GGTTCCGCAGGACGTGGTTGCGACGGGAGGGAAGTGCTTCCTTCTGAAGTGGGTTACTG AGGACAAGTTAAAAGCCCTGAAAGAGAAGTCTAAGGAAACAGAATCAGAAGATCAGAAACCTGAACCAGCTACAGAAGTTCTTTTTCTCTGCAGCTACGAGGGTTGTGGAAAAACTTTCATCGATGCAGGGGCTTTGAAGAAACATGCTCACATCCATGGAGAGAAGCAACATGTTTGTCAATATGAAGGATGTGGCAAG AAATTTTTAGACAGTTCAAAGTTGAAGAGGCATTATCTTATTCATACAGGTGAAAGAGATTTCATATGTCCTTATGAAGGCTGTGGTAAG GATAATTATCATGTTTGTCCTTACCCAGAATGCGGGAAGAGATATATAAATGAGAGCAAGCTAAGAACCCATGTAAAGACACATCATGAAAAG AGTACAATGGTTGATATGGTGAAGCATGCTACGCCGGTAGAGAAGCCACATACTTCCAAGGCAACCGCAGCTGCTTATGGTTCTGCTTCTGCTGAGCGCCCATATGCCTGTCCATATGAAGGTTGTGAGAAAGCTTACATTCATGAGTACAAATTGAACCTCCATCTGAGAAAGGAACATCCTGGCCATAATTCCGAAGAAAATGGTAAACCTGCTCCAGTTGTTGGCCATGGTTTGGAGGAAGCCAGTGATCAGGAAGTGTACATCACAAAAGGTGGCATCGGCAAGAACTCAAAACGAAGCAAGCCCAATGTGGCACCGCAGATGCCACGTGCTAAAATCACAAACCGGAAAGGAAATCTGGTTCCTACAAATATGCCTGCTGTCAAGAAGCAATGGGCGAGCAAAGAGATGTACGAGGAAGATAGTGaggaaacagaagaagaagatcggGACAATGCCGAAGAGGATGGGTGGAGGTATCAGGCAAATGGGGATGATGAGGAGACAGAGGAGGAAGAATGA
- the LOC135595756 gene encoding zinc finger transcription factor YY1-like isoform X3: MEFPMDHYPAAEKRPAARDRRTTAVRWFKEWVPQDVVATGGKCFLLKWVTEDKLKALKEKSKETESEDQKPEPATEVLFLCSYEGCGKTFIDAGALKKHAHIHGEKQHVCQYEGCGKAFSLDFNLRAHMKTHSQDNYHVCPYPECGKRYINESKLRTHVKTHHEKSTMVDMVKHATPVEKPHTSKATAAAYGSASAERPYACPYEGCEKAYIHEYKLNLHLRKEHPGHNSEENGKPAPVVGHGLEEASDQEVYITKGGIGKNSKRSKPNVAPQMPRAKITNRKGNLVPTNMPAVKKQWASKEMYEEDSEETEEEDRDNAEEDGWRYQANGDDEETEEEE, from the exons ATGGAGTTCCCGATGGATCACTACCCCGCGGCGGAGAAGCGGCCCGCTGCGAGGGATCGCCGGACCACTGCCGTCCGATGGTTCAAGGAATG GGTTCCGCAGGACGTGGTTGCGACGGGAGGGAAGTGCTTCCTTCTGAAGTGGGTTACTG AGGACAAGTTAAAAGCCCTGAAAGAGAAGTCTAAGGAAACAGAATCAGAAGATCAGAAACCTGAACCAGCTACAGAAGTTCTTTTTCTCTGCAGCTACGAGGGTTGTGGAAAAACTTTCATCGATGCAGGGGCTTTGAAGAAACATGCTCACATCCATGGAGAGAAGCAACATGTTTGTCAATATGAAGGATGTGGCAAG GCCTTCTCATTGGATTTTAACTTAAGGGCACATATGAAAACACATTCGCAGGATAATTATCATGTTTGTCCTTACCCAGAATGCGGGAAGAGATATATAAATGAGAGCAAGCTAAGAACCCATGTAAAGACACATCATGAAAAG AGTACAATGGTTGATATGGTGAAGCATGCTACGCCGGTAGAGAAGCCACATACTTCCAAGGCAACCGCAGCTGCTTATGGTTCTGCTTCTGCTGAGCGCCCATATGCCTGTCCATATGAAGGTTGTGAGAAAGCTTACATTCATGAGTACAAATTGAACCTCCATCTGAGAAAGGAACATCCTGGCCATAATTCCGAAGAAAATGGTAAACCTGCTCCAGTTGTTGGCCATGGTTTGGAGGAAGCCAGTGATCAGGAAGTGTACATCACAAAAGGTGGCATCGGCAAGAACTCAAAACGAAGCAAGCCCAATGTGGCACCGCAGATGCCACGTGCTAAAATCACAAACCGGAAAGGAAATCTGGTTCCTACAAATATGCCTGCTGTCAAGAAGCAATGGGCGAGCAAAGAGATGTACGAGGAAGATAGTGaggaaacagaagaagaagatcggGACAATGCCGAAGAGGATGGGTGGAGGTATCAGGCAAATGGGGATGATGAGGAGACAGAGGAGGAAGAATGA
- the LOC135595757 gene encoding myb-related protein Zm38-like — protein sequence MGRSPCCEKAHTNKGAWTKEEDEKLISYIKAHGEGCWRSLPKAAGLLRCGKSCRLRWINYLRPDLKRGNFTAEEDDLIIKLHGLLGNKWSLIAGRLPGRTDNEIKNYWNTHIKRKLLSRGLDPKTHRPIDVDRPFAALKQRDMSAAQDSTASEKYFSGDEEGGSSSTVRHKGCYLDLNLDLSISLPYHHPCQEQSSPLDAKSQATPRSLRCHHQWNL from the exons ATGGGCAGGTCTCCATGCTGTGAGAAGGCTCATACGAACAAGGGAGCTTGGACCAAGGAGGAAGACGAGAAGCTCATCTCCTACATCAAAGCCCATGGCGAAGGCTGCTGGAGATCGCTCCCCAAAGCTGCAG GTTTGcttagatgtggcaagagctgccGGCTCAGGTGGATAAACTACCTCCGTCCCGATCTCAAGCGTGGCAATTTTACCGCCGAAGAAGACGACCTCATCATCAAGCTCCATGGCTTGCTCGGAAACAA ATGGTCTCTGATAGCAGGGCGATTGCCCGGGaggaccgacaacgagatcaagaactactggaacacgcaCATCAAGAGGAAGCTCCTCAGCCGCGGCCTCGACCCCAAGACTCACCGACCGATCGACGTCGATCGCCCTTTCGCTGCCCTGAAACAACGAGACATGTCCGCGGCTCAAGATAGTACAGCGTCGGAGAAGTACTTCTCCGGCGACGAGgagggcggcagcagcagcactgTCAGACACAAGGGCTGCTACCTCGACCTCAACCTCGACCTGTCCATCAGCCTCCCTTACCACCACCCTTGCCAGGAGCAGTCCTCTCCTCTCGATGCCAAATCACAGGCCACCCCACGGTCCCTCCGTTGCCATCACCAGTGGAACTTGTAG